In one Saccharibacillus brassicae genomic region, the following are encoded:
- a CDS encoding GNAT family N-acetyltransferase, producing the protein MGVKVITKEQAWELRHAVMWPEEEFDYIKLPDDDEGIHYGLFEGRELVSAVSLFIQGKDAQFRKFATLSERQNQGYGSRLLNAVLGEAKRKGAKHICCNARTNKIPFYEKFGLVRTNVVYRKGGQEYVVMERFC; encoded by the coding sequence GTGGGAGTCAAAGTAATTACCAAAGAACAAGCGTGGGAGCTGCGGCATGCGGTGATGTGGCCGGAGGAAGAATTCGATTATATCAAGCTGCCGGACGACGACGAAGGCATTCATTACGGATTGTTCGAAGGCAGGGAATTGGTCTCGGCGGTGTCGTTGTTCATACAGGGAAAAGACGCGCAGTTTCGCAAGTTCGCCACGCTCAGCGAGCGGCAGAACCAGGGCTACGGCAGCCGGCTGCTGAACGCGGTGCTGGGGGAAGCGAAGCGCAAAGGCGCCAAGCATATTTGCTGCAACGCAAGAACGAACAAAATTCCGTTTTACGAAAAATTCGGCCTCGTCCGAACGAACGTCGTGTACCGCAAAGGCGGTCAGGAGTACGTGGTGATGGAGCGGTTTTGCTGA
- a CDS encoding YitT family protein encodes MEKERTKKSAKSLKIFSRVLLIVIGAVLTAYGLEAVLIPNQVSDGGVTGLSIVGSQLFGIPLGLLIAIINIPFVWLGYKQIGKSFALYSIVGIAALAISASLMHHVPTIIQGDTLLVTVVGGIIIGTGMGLALRNGGALDGIDMLAVLLSRKLPFGTSDLILFLNTFVFVVVSFVFGLQGAILSALAYFIASKVIHIVEEGLSGSKTFKIITNQPEVMVETIRDRLGRGATYSDAYGGYSNEQFKEITCVINRMEESKIKEIIHEIDPNAFVVVYDVAEVRGGNFKKKDIH; translated from the coding sequence ATGGAAAAAGAGAGAACGAAGAAATCGGCCAAGTCGCTCAAAATTTTCTCCAGGGTGCTGCTGATCGTGATTGGCGCAGTGCTGACCGCCTACGGTCTGGAAGCGGTCCTGATTCCGAACCAGGTGTCGGACGGCGGCGTGACGGGTCTGAGCATCGTCGGTTCGCAGCTGTTCGGTATCCCGCTGGGCCTGCTGATCGCGATCATCAATATTCCGTTCGTCTGGCTCGGCTACAAGCAGATCGGCAAAAGCTTCGCGCTGTATTCGATCGTCGGCATCGCGGCGCTCGCGATCAGCGCAAGCCTGATGCACCACGTGCCGACGATCATTCAGGGCGACACGCTGCTCGTCACCGTAGTGGGCGGCATCATTATCGGTACGGGCATGGGCCTTGCGCTGCGCAACGGCGGGGCGCTCGACGGCATCGACATGCTGGCCGTGCTGCTGTCCCGCAAACTGCCTTTTGGTACGAGCGACCTGATCCTGTTCCTGAACACATTCGTGTTCGTCGTCGTCTCGTTCGTGTTCGGCCTGCAAGGGGCGATTCTGTCGGCGCTTGCTTACTTTATCGCTTCCAAAGTGATCCATATCGTCGAAGAAGGTCTGAGCGGCTCGAAGACGTTCAAGATCATCACGAACCAGCCGGAAGTCATGGTCGAGACCATCCGGGATCGCCTCGGACGCGGCGCCACGTATTCGGACGCGTACGGCGGCTACTCCAACGAGCAGTTCAAGGAGATCACGTGCGTCATCAACCGGATGGAAGAGAGCAAGATCAAAGAGATCATTCACGAGATCGATCCCAACGCTTTTGTCGTCGTGTACGACGTGGCGGAAGTCCGGGGCGGCAATTTCAAGAAAAAAGACATTCACTAA
- a CDS encoding polymorphic toxin-type HINT domain-containing protein, whose translation MAFDISGTKVQTDEEEKNIEDIEVGDKVLSKDENNPDGELAYKEVTALYRNQRDDIIKLQVGEQVIETTDNHPFWVEGKGWVFADELQVGDKLQKADRITDLYK comes from the coding sequence GTGGCATTTGACATCTCTGGAACCAAAGTTCAAACAGACGAAGAGGAGAAGAATATCGAAGACATTGAAGTCGGAGATAAGGTTCTCTCGAAGGATGAAAATAACCCGGATGGAGAATTGGCTTACAAGGAAGTTACTGCTTTATACCGCAACCAACGTGATGATATTATTAAGTTACAGGTTGGGGAGCAGGTCATCGAGACGACTGATAATCACCCGTTTTGGGTCGAAGGCAAAGGATGGGTCTTCGCAGATGAGCTTCAAGTGGGCGACAAACTTCAAAAGGCCGATAGAATTACAGATTTATACAAATGA
- a CDS encoding TraB/GumN family protein, which produces MKPWKNMLLSLTVSVGLMASAVPAFAAAPPEGFAQTSVNLNGKKIDYAAGEALVQKGTTLVPVDLTTQALGIKLKDNKNGTVRVTVNGKVVTLEAKSKLIDGIPFVSLRALAEVAGYDVRWDRKTNTVLLVSQATGQAARGFLWEVQNGPTTVYLVGSMHIADDSFYPLRKEFEQAFAEADYLGVEIDLSQAAGEDQQKMILDMGTYKDGTTLKDHISAATYKELGKLLKANGLQANALDKFKPWVVETTLGSLKSSEAGYEAGAGVDLYFIQQAVKKKIPVIELESYESQLGMFNGLSDKVQEKNLKSVIDNFDSIEDSTNEMAEMWKSGNEKALLELTNRVAQDPEYYKALLTDRNVGMADKIEGYLKSGKAEEYFIVVGAAHYLGKDGVLKLLEDKGYKITRK; this is translated from the coding sequence ATGAAACCGTGGAAAAACATGCTCCTCTCCCTGACCGTCTCCGTCGGCCTGATGGCCTCGGCCGTGCCGGCTTTTGCCGCGGCTCCGCCCGAAGGATTCGCGCAGACGTCCGTCAACCTGAACGGCAAAAAGATCGATTATGCGGCCGGCGAAGCACTGGTCCAAAAAGGCACGACGCTCGTTCCGGTCGATCTCACGACGCAGGCACTCGGGATCAAGCTCAAAGACAACAAGAACGGCACCGTGCGCGTGACCGTCAACGGCAAAGTCGTCACGCTCGAAGCGAAGTCGAAGCTGATCGACGGCATTCCGTTCGTCTCGCTGCGCGCCCTGGCCGAAGTGGCCGGATACGACGTCCGCTGGGACCGCAAGACGAACACGGTGCTGCTCGTCTCGCAGGCGACCGGCCAGGCGGCACGCGGCTTCCTGTGGGAAGTACAGAACGGTCCGACGACCGTCTACCTTGTCGGTTCGATGCATATCGCCGACGACAGCTTCTATCCGCTGCGCAAAGAGTTCGAGCAGGCGTTTGCCGAAGCGGACTATCTGGGCGTCGAGATCGACCTCAGCCAGGCAGCGGGCGAAGACCAGCAGAAGATGATTCTCGATATGGGCACGTACAAAGACGGCACGACGCTCAAAGATCATATCTCGGCCGCTACGTACAAGGAACTCGGCAAGCTGCTGAAAGCGAACGGACTTCAGGCGAACGCGCTCGACAAGTTCAAGCCGTGGGTCGTGGAGACGACGCTTGGCAGCCTCAAGTCCAGTGAAGCCGGTTACGAAGCCGGAGCGGGCGTCGATCTGTACTTTATCCAGCAGGCGGTCAAGAAGAAAATTCCGGTGATTGAACTGGAATCGTACGAATCGCAGCTGGGCATGTTCAACGGCCTGTCCGATAAAGTTCAGGAGAAGAACCTCAAGAGCGTAATCGACAACTTCGATTCGATCGAAGACAGCACGAACGAAATGGCCGAAATGTGGAAAAGCGGCAACGAAAAAGCGCTGCTCGAACTTACGAACAGAGTCGCTCAAGATCCAGAGTATTACAAAGCGCTGCTGACCGACCGCAACGTCGGCATGGCGGACAAGATCGAAGGTTACCTCAAGAGCGGCAAAGCCGAAGAATACTTTATCGTCGTCGGCGCCGCGCATTATCTGGGCAAAGACGGAGTACTCAAGCTGCTGGAAGACAAAGGCTACAAGATTACGCGCAAATAG
- a CDS encoding M15 family metallopeptidase, whose translation MPPANPPTPPPKPPSPVRPRPAKRRRKSGWRGWLTLALLLCLLAAGWKALSYFGYVPEVPGVERSESGGRIIALHPEIREKSERLIRLAADRGIDVVITSDFRGIDEQDELFRQGRDKPGNIVTNARGGQSYHNFGLAIDFALRDGSGRIVWDMELDRSGNGRSDWMEVVELAKEMGFEWGGDWSNFRDYPHLQLTFGYTLRQLQNGRYPPGSAVESPEPAPNAGSSN comes from the coding sequence ATGCCGCCCGCGAACCCACCGACACCGCCTCCCAAGCCGCCCTCCCCTGTCCGCCCGCGCCCGGCCAAGCGCCGCCGAAAGTCCGGCTGGCGAGGCTGGCTGACGCTCGCTCTGCTGCTCTGTCTGCTGGCCGCCGGCTGGAAAGCGCTATCTTATTTCGGCTACGTGCCGGAAGTGCCGGGCGTCGAGCGCAGCGAGAGCGGCGGCCGGATCATCGCGCTGCATCCCGAGATTCGCGAGAAGTCCGAGCGGCTGATCCGCCTGGCGGCGGACCGCGGTATCGACGTCGTGATCACGTCCGATTTTCGCGGCATCGACGAGCAGGACGAGCTGTTCCGGCAGGGAAGGGACAAGCCGGGGAATATCGTCACGAACGCGCGCGGCGGCCAGTCGTACCACAATTTCGGACTGGCGATCGACTTCGCGCTGCGCGACGGTTCGGGCCGGATCGTGTGGGACATGGAGCTGGACCGCAGCGGCAACGGCCGTTCCGACTGGATGGAAGTGGTCGAACTCGCCAAAGAAATGGGCTTCGAATGGGGCGGGGATTGGAGCAACTTCCGCGACTATCCGCATCTTCAGCTCACGTTCGGCTACACGCTGCGCCAGCTTCAGAACGGCAGATACCCGCCGGGGTCGGCTGTCGAGTCGCCGGAGCCGGCCCCGAACGCCGGCAGCTCGAATTAA
- a CDS encoding PLP-dependent aminotransferase family protein codes for MPINSFVDYPMSWRPDRHELTRPIYLSLARMLERDIAEGFLPPGTKLPPQRELADFLDINFTTVTRAYKTCELKGLLHAVTGSGTFVSANAARSVTISRDRVPVECIDFGLVASFEQSNFMVAEAARSVAARAGLERFLNYDDPAGLPGQKEAALRWMRPLGISASADRVAIVSGAQNALVVTLLALFEPGSRIAVDTYTYSNFIELAKSLRIKLVPVAGDRSGMLPGELEACCRAFEIQGIFLMPSCCNPTSIFVPNERRQALAAVIEAHGLLVIEDDIHAALLLGSTEEAGLPMYSLLPEQTVYICSTSKSICSGLRVAYAVFGEALREKMLRAVYHVNVKTSSLDVEIVTELIDSGRARDIVAYKKSLARGANDLFDRFFPQSDKPGHPLGFFRWLRLPRPMHAARLESDLLAAGVRVFHSDRFLAGAGASGDYLRIALSSTDSLDELERGLRILRGNLQGGA; via the coding sequence ATGCCGATTAACTCTTTCGTCGACTACCCGATGTCGTGGCGGCCGGACCGTCACGAACTGACCCGCCCCATCTATCTGTCGCTGGCCCGGATGCTCGAACGCGATATCGCGGAAGGGTTTTTGCCGCCGGGCACCAAGCTGCCGCCGCAGCGGGAACTGGCCGATTTTCTCGACATCAACTTCACGACCGTCACCCGGGCCTACAAGACGTGCGAACTCAAGGGACTGCTGCACGCCGTCACGGGCAGCGGCACGTTCGTCTCGGCCAACGCGGCCCGCTCCGTCACGATCTCCCGGGACCGGGTACCCGTGGAATGTATCGATTTCGGCCTCGTCGCTTCGTTCGAGCAGAGCAATTTCATGGTCGCGGAAGCGGCCCGCTCCGTCGCGGCGCGCGCCGGGCTTGAGCGCTTCCTGAACTACGACGATCCCGCCGGCCTGCCCGGGCAAAAAGAAGCCGCGCTGCGCTGGATGCGTCCGCTCGGCATAAGCGCGAGTGCCGATCGGGTCGCGATCGTCTCCGGCGCCCAGAATGCGCTCGTCGTCACGCTGCTCGCCCTGTTCGAGCCGGGCAGCCGGATCGCCGTGGACACGTACACGTATTCCAACTTCATCGAACTGGCGAAGTCGCTTCGCATCAAGCTCGTGCCGGTGGCCGGCGACCGCAGCGGCATGCTGCCGGGCGAGCTTGAAGCGTGCTGCCGCGCGTTCGAGATCCAGGGCATCTTCCTCATGCCTTCCTGCTGCAATCCGACGTCCATTTTCGTGCCGAACGAACGCCGGCAGGCCTTGGCCGCGGTGATCGAAGCGCACGGGCTGCTCGTGATCGAAGACGATATCCACGCCGCGCTGCTGCTCGGCAGCACGGAAGAAGCCGGCCTCCCGATGTACAGCCTGCTGCCGGAGCAGACCGTATACATTTGCAGTACCAGCAAATCGATCTGCTCGGGCCTGCGCGTCGCCTATGCCGTGTTCGGCGAAGCGCTGCGCGAGAAGATGCTGCGCGCGGTCTATCACGTCAACGTCAAGACGTCTTCGCTCGACGTCGAAATCGTGACCGAACTGATCGATTCCGGCCGGGCACGCGATATCGTCGCATACAAAAAGTCGCTGGCGCGCGGCGCCAACGACTTGTTCGACCGATTTTTCCCGCAGTCGGATAAGCCGGGCCATCCGCTCGGCTTTTTCCGCTGGCTGCGCCTGCCGCGCCCCATGCACGCCGCGCGGCTCGAAAGCGACCTGCTCGCAGCCGGCGTCCGCGTATTCCATTCGGACCGGTTCCTCGCGGGAGCGGGCGCTTCCGGCGATTACCTGCGCATCGCGCTGTCGTCCACCGACTCGTTAGACGAGCTGGAACGCGGCCTGCGCATTCTGCGCGGCAATCTGCAAGGCGGCGCCTGA